The proteins below come from a single Gemmatimonadaceae bacterium genomic window:
- the hemB gene encoding porphobilinogen synthase gives MAFPIQRPRRLRRTESLRRLVRETHLVPEQLILPLFVRAGTGVRRTIDAMPGVAQTSVDELLRDAERAAKAGVGGVLLFGIPEHKDATGTESWADDGPVQRAVRALKRELPNLVVITDVCLCEYTDHGHCGMLVDGDVDNDATLELLAREAVSHAHAGADIVAPSDMMDGRVAAIRRALDGAQYAHTPILSYAAKFASVFYGPFREAAESTPKTGDRRGYQMDPANAREALREVKLDLDEGADAVMVKPAGPYLDVIARVRRTTAVPLAAYQVSGEFAMIKAAAERGWLDGDRAMMESLTAIRRAGADIIITYCAVDAAARLR, from the coding sequence ATGGCATTCCCGATTCAACGCCCTCGCCGGTTGCGCCGCACCGAATCGCTGCGCCGCCTCGTCCGCGAAACCCACCTCGTGCCCGAGCAGCTCATCCTCCCGCTGTTCGTGCGCGCCGGCACCGGCGTACGCCGGACCATCGACGCGATGCCCGGCGTGGCCCAAACGTCGGTCGACGAACTGCTGCGCGACGCCGAGCGCGCGGCCAAGGCCGGCGTGGGCGGCGTGCTCTTGTTCGGCATCCCGGAACACAAAGATGCGACGGGCACCGAGTCCTGGGCCGACGACGGGCCCGTGCAACGCGCCGTGCGCGCGCTCAAACGCGAGCTGCCTAACTTGGTCGTGATCACCGACGTGTGCCTCTGCGAGTACACCGACCACGGCCACTGCGGCATGCTCGTGGACGGCGACGTCGACAACGATGCGACGCTCGAGCTCCTCGCGCGCGAAGCCGTGTCGCACGCGCACGCCGGCGCGGACATCGTCGCGCCGAGCGACATGATGGATGGCCGCGTCGCTGCGATTCGCCGCGCACTCGATGGCGCGCAGTACGCGCACACGCCCATCCTGTCGTACGCCGCCAAATTCGCCTCCGTGTTTTACGGCCCGTTCCGTGAGGCGGCGGAATCCACGCCCAAGACCGGCGATCGACGCGGTTATCAAATGGACCCAGCGAACGCGCGCGAAGCGCTGCGCGAAGTGAAGCTCGACCTCGACGAGGGCGCGGATGCCGTGATGGTGAAGCCCGCCGGCCCGTACCTCGACGTCATCGCGCGCGTGCGGCGCACGACCGCGGTCCCCCTCGCCGCCTATCAGGTGAGCGGCGAATTTGCTATGATTAAAGCAGCCGCCGAGCGCGGGTGGCTCGACGGCGACCGAGCGATGATGGAGTCGCTCACTGCCATTCGCCGCGCCGGCGCGGACATCATCATCACGTATTGTGCGGTCGACGCGGCTGCTCGACTCCGTTAG